One Mycobacteroides salmoniphilum DNA segment encodes these proteins:
- a CDS encoding ESX secretion-associated protein EspG encodes MTAVLDSRFNVSEDELRVVAQRVGIQSLPAVLAIRLRHSTDEALDAAIDRATGMLVSRGLVVDGVVADEFLELLQVLQRPDRELAMRLVTPDGISRVSVARRGTRVVTARRIGDDIELRGIAGEARLDAAVAALVAELPRSEAAQITPVGAPQQEMRERLTGTHDSAELADRIRALGADSQTAMLLGSALGSRAAFAEIVYYALSAEDDRIARAPAAIGIFYTKRGRIVGAPSTSPNGQIWSTLKPGSDHTIGQAVRQLVELSDEGWGTT; translated from the coding sequence GTGACAGCCGTGCTCGACTCCCGGTTCAACGTCAGCGAAGACGAGTTGCGGGTTGTCGCGCAGCGGGTGGGGATACAGAGTCTGCCCGCGGTGTTGGCGATTCGGCTACGGCACAGCACCGATGAGGCACTGGACGCGGCGATCGATCGTGCGACCGGGATGCTGGTTTCACGTGGTCTGGTTGTCGACGGCGTAGTCGCTGACGAGTTTTTGGAGCTGCTGCAGGTGCTGCAGCGGCCCGACCGGGAGCTGGCCATGCGGTTGGTTACGCCCGACGGTATTTCCCGGGTCTCGGTGGCGCGCCGTGGTACCCGGGTGGTGACGGCACGGCGGATCGGCGACGATATCGAGCTGCGGGGGATTGCGGGCGAGGCCAGGCTCGACGCTGCGGTGGCGGCGTTGGTCGCTGAGCTGCCGCGGTCGGAGGCGGCGCAAATCACCCCGGTAGGTGCCCCGCAGCAGGAGATGCGCGAGCGGCTCACCGGCACACACGATTCGGCGGAGCTGGCCGACCGTATTCGGGCGCTCGGCGCCGATTCCCAGACCGCGATGCTGCTCGGATCGGCGCTCGGATCCCGCGCGGCGTTCGCCGAGATCGTCTACTACGCACTGTCGGCCGAGGATGACCGCATTGCGCGGGCGCCGGCTGCGATCGGCATCTTCTACACCAAGCGCGGTCGGATTGTCGGCGCGCCAAGCACCTCACCCAATGGACAGATCTGGTCTACCCTCAAGCCGGGTTCAGATCACACGATCGGGCAGGCAGTTCGCCAGTTGGTGGAGCTGTCCGATGAAGGATGGGGGACAACGTAA